From one Rosa rugosa chromosome 4, drRosRugo1.1, whole genome shotgun sequence genomic stretch:
- the LOC133742490 gene encoding probable Ufm1-specific protease → MEKASVRVPCPKLLLCKNEPAGLQWLIGSPFFPPLTVVSTLKCIHTDSSSSSPDYTRESEELRTLLLKGFHVIGALVVANSDEEKHAGEAIAAARRLGKLVCGGSEKLDEQEVIGAVAESKGGGIRFFVSKSESSRSFECVDVVYEDDPEKFVWERGCLIRCELPLKLPIYYPVNKPSDSERILQRAIEAVVSKFKDPKAAYLVETLSKTSSEVPQPVIIRGGDLDFDMDLSNVKLLGESGHDSDAKFLPCSHFCLESKKDSREYSAEHADRIQVNILLNSSEKSQKSTAPVAEYFPALEEVRILVVDFKLEVLCYAAKGLSLVHAVSKLVIPGLVDQLNRVGKTVLPNLLEQRPQLHPYHFNPPGFLHPVTVIYELNYGETEMKQVEVRKSLHLRLGLPCDRPLLRIANALDFSGVRSDPTRKGTTLLKDVHIGIPSSGVSGGSVSLVQGSYEYYHYLQDGFNDSGWGCAYRSLQTIISWFRLQHYTSIDVPLHREIQQSLVEIGDKDPSFIGSREWIGAIELSFVLDKLLGVSCKVMNFRSGAELPEKCRELALHFENQGTPIMIGGGVLAYTLLGVDYNDASGDCAFLILDPHYTGNDEHKKIVNGGWCGWKKAVDSKGKSFFLHDKFYNLLLPQRPDMV, encoded by the exons AAGAGCTTCGGACGTTACTGTTAAAAGGATTTCACGTCATCGGAGCTTTAGTTGTGGCCAATTCCGACGAAGAGAAGCACGCCGGCGAGGCTATTGCTGCGGCGAGAAGGTTAGGAAAGCTTGTGTGTGGTGGAAGTGAGAAATTGGATGAGCAGGAAGTAATTGGAGCTGTTGCAGAGTCTAAAGGTGGAGGCATTCGGTTTTTCGTGTCGAAATCGGAGAGTTCTAGGAGCTTTGAGTGTGTTGATGTGGTGTATGAAGATGATCCTGAGAAGTTTGTTTGGGAGAGGGGTTGTTTGATTCGATGTGAGCTTCCTTTGAAGCTGCCGATTTACTATCCAGTAAACAAGCCTTCTG ATTCCGAACGGATCTTGCAGCGTGCAATTGAAGCAGTTGTTTCCAAGTTCAAAGACCCAAAGGCTGCATACCTGGTAGAAACTCTAAGCAAAACTTCATCTGAAGTACCTCAGCCTGTCATCATTCGTGGtggagatttggattttgacaTGGATCTCTCAAATGTCAAACTTTTGGGTGAAAGTGGCCATGATTCTGATGCTAAGTTCTTGCCATGTTCTCATTTTTGTTTGGAGAGTAAAAAAGACTCCCGCGAGTATTCTGCTGAG CATGCAGATAGAATCCAAGTAAATATTCTGCTCAATAGTTCAGAGAAATCTCAAAAATCTACTGCACCTGTAGCAGAATATTTTCCAG CTCTGGAAGAAGTTAGAATTTTGGTTGTAGATTTCAAGCTAGAAGTGCTCTGTTATGCAGCCAAAGGTCTCTCACTGGTGCATGCAGTTTCAAAGTTAGTCATCCCAGGGTTAGTTGATCAGTTAAATAGAGTAGGAAAGACTGTCCTGCCCAACCTCTTAGAGCAACGTCCTCAG CTACATCCCTATCACTTTAATCCTCCTGGTTTTCTGCATCCGGTTACTGTTATTTATGAACTCAACTATGGCGAAACAGAGATGAAGCAAG TTGAAGTTAGGAAATCCCTACACTTAAGGCTGGGTTTACCTTGTGATCGTCCGCTTTTAAGAATTGCTAATGCTCTGGATTTCTCTGGCGTAAGGAGCGACCCAACACGAAAAG GTACTACTTTGCTTAAAGATGTACACATTGGGATTCCAAGCAGTGGAG TTTCAGGGGGCAGTGTGTCTCTGGTGCAAGGCTCTTATGAGTACTACCATTATCTACAAGATGGATTTAATGACTCG gGCTGGGGTTGTGCTTACCGTTCTCTTCAAACGATCATTTCATGGTTCAGACTCCAACACTATACATCTATAGATGTTCCCTTGCATAG GGAAATACAACAGTCACTTGTAGAGATTGGCGATAAGGATCCTTCTTTCATTGGGTCACGTGAATGGATTGGTGCCATTGAGTTGAGCTTTGTTCTGGACAAGCTTTTGGGA GTTAGTTGCAAAGTCATGAATTTTAGATCTGGAGCTGAGCTTCCCGAAAAATGTCGAGAGCTGGCTTTGCACTTTGAGAATCAAGGAACACCTATTATGATTG GTGGTGGAGTTCTTGCATATACCCTCTTGGGAGTTGATTACAATGACGCAAGCGGAGACTGTGCGTTTCTTATACTTGATCCTCACTATACAGGCAACGATGAACACAAGAAAATAGTAAACGGTGGATGGTGTGGGTGGAAAAAGGCTGTTGATAGCAAGGGAAAGAGTTTCTTTTTGCATGATAAGTTCTACAATCTTCTGCTTCCACAGAGGCCTGATATGGTTTGA
- the LOC133742489 gene encoding MA3 DOMAIN-CONTAINING TRANSLATION REGULATORY FACTOR 1 — MASSEGFLTNEQRETLKVACQNVEVLSSSPKSPTSFLSEHHVKAPAGGKAPTAGIAVRHVRRTHSGKIVRVKKEGGGGKGTWGKLLDTDGESHIDRNDPNYDSGEEPYQLVGATVADPLDEYKKTVASIIEEYFSTDDVGQAASDLRELSSSQYHPYFIKRLVSMAMDRHDKEKEMASVLLSALYADVISPAQIQDGFYILLDSADDLAVDILDAVDILALFLARAVVDDILPPAFLTRAKKALPESSKGVQVIQTAEKSYLSAPHHAELVERRWGGSTHITVEEVKKKISDLLREYVESGDTLEACRCIRELGVSFYHHEVVKRALIIGMETQTTEPLITKLLKEAAEEGIISSSQMAKGFSRLAESLDDLSLDIPSAKTLFQSLVPKAISEGWLDDSFVESLGEDGEVQDGDEKVRQYKKEIVSIIHEYFLSDDIPELIQSLEDLAVPEYNPIFLKKLITLAMDRKNREKEMASVLLSALHIEIFSTEDIVNGFVLLLESAEDTELDILDASNELALFLARAVIDDVLAPLNLEEIGSRLPPQCSATETVRMAQSLVSARHAGERLLRCWGGGTGWIVEDAKDKITKLLEEYESGGVVAEACQCIRDIGMPFFNHEVVKKALVMAMEKKNDSMLDLLQECFSEGLITINQLTKGFTRIKEGLDDLALDIPNAREKFSFYVEHAQEKGWLLPTFGSSAADGCH, encoded by the exons ATGGCATCAAGTGAGGGATTTTTGACGAATGAGCAGAGGGAAACATTAAAAGTTGCCTGCCAAAATGTGGAGGTTCTGTCATCGTCGCCAAAGTCCCCTACATCTTTCCTGTCTGAACATCATGTAAAAGCCCCTGCTGGTGGTAAGGCTCCAACTGCTGGGATAGCTGTGAGGCATGTGCGTCGGACACACTCAGGGAAGATTGTGCGGGTTAAAAAGG AAGGAGGAGGTGGCAAGGGCACCTGGGGAAAGCTGCTTGATACTGATGGTGAATCCCATATTGATCGTAATGACCCTAACTATGACAGTGGGGAG GAACCATACCAACTTGTTGGGGCAACTGTAGCGGATCCGTTGGATGAATACAAGAAAACTGTCGCTTCCATCATTGAGGAATACTTCAGCACTGATGATGTGGGACAGGCAGCATCTGACCTCAGAGAACTAAGCTCAAGTCAGTATCATCCTTACTTCATTAAGCGCCTTGTTTCCATGGCAATGGACAGGCATGATAAGGAGAAAGAGATGGCCTCAGTTTTGCTCTCAGCTTTGTATGCTGATGTCATCAGTCCTGCGCAGATTCAAGATGGATTTTATATACTTCTTGATTCTGCTGATGACCTTGCAGTGGACATACTGGATGCAGTAGACATTCTTGCCTTGTTTCTTGCTCGTGCAGTGGTTGATGACATCCTTCCTCCAGCCTTCCTAACAAGGGCAAAGAAAGCACTCCCTGAATCGTCCAAGGGAGTTCAGGTAATTCAGACTGCAGAGAAGAGCTATCTTTCAGCTCCACACCATGCAGAACTTGTGGAGAGGAGGTGGGGCGGTAGCACTCACATAACTGTTGAAGAGGTGAAGAAAAAGATTTCTGATTTGTTGAGAGAATATGTGGAAAGTGGAGACACTCTTGAGGCCTGTAGGTGCATTAGGGAGTTGGGAGTTTCGTTCTATCATCATGAGGTTGTGAAAAGAGCTTTGATTATTGGCATGGAGACTCAGACAACTGAACCACTAATAACGAAGCTATTAAAGGAGGCGGCTGAGGAAGGCATTATTAGTTCCAGTCAGATGGCAAAGGGCTTTTCTCGTTTGGCAGAGAGCCTCGATGACCTTTCTCTTGACATTCCATCAGCAAAAACCTTGTTCCAGTCGCTGGTCCCCAAGGCAATATCTGAAGGTTGGCTTGATGATTCGTTTGTGGAATCCTTAGGTGAAGACGGTGAGGTGCAAGATGGAGATGAAAAGGTGAGGCAGTACAAGAAAGAGATTGTGTCCATAATTCACGAATACTTTCTCTCGGATGATATTCCCGAGCTCATTCAAAGCCTTGAAGATCTTGCGGTACCTGAGTATAATCCCATATTCTTGAAGAAGCTGATCACACTTGCAATGGATAGAAAGAACCGGGAAAAGGAAATGGCATCTGTTCTGCTTTCTGCCCTTCATATTGAGATCTTCTCGACTGAGGACATAGTTAATGGATTTGTCTTGCTTCTGGAATCTGCAGAGGACACGGAATTGGACATCTTGGATGCTTCAAATGAGCTTGCTCTCTTTCTGGCCAGGGCTGTGATCGATGATGTGTTGGCTCCGCTGAATTTGGAAGAAATTGGCAGCAGGTTGCCACCGCAATGCAGCGCAACTGAGACTGTGCGAATGGCTCAGTCACTGGTTTCTGCTCGTCATGCTGGTGAGAGGCTCCTGAGATGTTGGGGAGGTGGGACTGGCTGGATTGTGGAGGATGCAAAGGACAAGATCACAAAGCTCTTAGAGGAGTATGAAAGTGGGGGTGTCGTGGCTGAAGCCTGCCAGTGCATTCGTGATATCGGAATGCCTTTCTTTAACCATGAGGTGGTGAAGAAGGCGCTGGTTATGgcaatggagaagaagaatgacAGTATGCTGGATCTGCTTCAGGAGTGCTTCAGCGAAGGACTGATCACAATCAACCAGCTGACCAAAGGCTTCACCCGGATCAAGGAAGGGCTAGATGACTTGGCTCTCGACATTCCAAATGCAAGGGAGAAGTTTAGCTTCTACGTGGAGCACGCACAAGAGAAGGGTTGGCTTTTGCCGACCTTTGGTTCATCTGCCGCGGATGGTTGTCACTGA
- the LOC133742488 gene encoding pentatricopeptide repeat-containing protein At5g50280, chloroplastic: MALLRQQLRPPLPLPLIHSHSSTHHFPKPCLFVLSKTLRRFSLYSAPPTPTSSSSASIFLPFLQDEEEAGEDHEVEVEVEDEAEEEEEDPDDPIVRFFKSRTSTQDPQREGKLSLQKNRRSSWHLADDLDDSETDSGIDPVLEVQKQQLGAVDSDSNPLSDGIVGQILQKARNLRQNMTLGEELVGFEGKVGEKECVEVLELMGEEGLLLGCLYFFEWMGLQEPSLVTPRACSVLFPILGRAGMGEKLVVLFNNLPAKKEFRDVHVYNAAISGLMCSKRYEDAWKVYETMEANNTLPDHVTCSIMITIMRKIGRSAKDAWDFFEKMNRKGVNWSQEVLGALIKSFCDEGLKSEALIIQIEMEKKGISSNAIVYNTLMNAFCNSNQVEEAEGLFAEMKSKGIKPTSPTFNILMDAYSRRMQPEIVEKLLVEMQDMGLEPNVKSYTCLVSAYGRQKNMSDMAADAFLRMKKVGISPTSHSYTALIHAYSVSGWHEKAYIAFENMQREGLKPSIETYTALLDAFRRAGDTEMLMRIWKLMIKEKVQGTKVTFNTLLDGFAKQGHYLEARDVVSEFGNIGLQPTVMTYNMLMNAYARGGQHSKLPQLLKEMEVLNLKPDSVTYSTMIYAYIRVRDFSRAFFYHKKMVKSGQVPDARSYEKLRAILDVKLARKNKKDKSAILGIINSKMGMLKIKKKGKKDEFWKNKKKRYVRADNAVNNTNN, encoded by the exons ATGGCTCTCCTTCGCCAACAGCTCCGTCCTCCTCTCCCGCTTCCCTTAATTCACAGTCACTCCTCAACCCACCATTTCCCAAAACCCTGCCTCTTTGTGCTCTCCAAAACCCTAAGACGTTTCTCTCTCTACTCAGCTCCTCCTACTCCCACTTCCAGCTCCTCAGCCTCCATTTTCCTTCCATTTCTccaagacgaagaagaagcagGGGAGGACCatgaagttgaagttgaagttgaagatgaagctgaagaagaagaagaggacccAGATGACCCAATCGTCAGATTCTTCAAGTCTCGGACTTCAACCCAAGACCCACAGCGAGAAGGCAAGCTCTCTCTGCAAAAGAACCGCCGCTCTTCTTGGCACTTAGCTGACGATTTAGACGATTCCGAAACCGATTCCGGCATCGACCCAGTGCTGGAAGTACAAAAACAACAACTGGGTGCGGTGGATTCTGATTCTAATCCATTATCAGATGGAATTGTTGGACAGATTTTGCAGAAAGCTAGGAACTTGCGGCAGAATATGACACTGGGAGAGGAATTGGTAGGTTTTGAAGGGAAGGTTGGGGAGAAGGAGTGTGTGGAggttttggagttgatgggtgaggAGGGATTGTTATTGGGTTGCTTGTATTTCTTTGAGTGGATGGGTTTGCAGGAGCCTTCTCTGGTTACTCCTAGGGCTTGTTCAGTTTTGTTTCCTATTTTGGGGAGAGCTGGAATGGGAGAAAAGCTGGTGGTTCTGTTTAACAACTTACCAGCCAAGAAGGAGTTCAGGGatgttcatgtttataatgcTGCAATTTCTGGCCTCATGTGCTCTAAAAG GTATGAAGATGCTTGGAAGGTATATGAGACGATGGAAGCAAATAATACCCTTCCGGATCATGTGACGTGTTCGATAATGATTACTATCATGAGGAAAATTGGTCGCAGTGCAAAAGATGCATGGGACTTCTTTGAAAAAATGAACAGGAAAGGTGTCAATTGGAGTCAGGAAGTTTTGGGTGCTCTTATAAAATCGTTCTGTGATGAGGGGCTGAAGAGTGAAGCCCTTATCATTCAAATTGAAATGGAGAAGAAAGGGATCTCATCGAACGCCATTGTGTATAATACTTTAATGAACGCGTTTTGTAATTCTAACCAAGTTGAAGAAGCTGAAGGTCTTTTTGCTGAGATGAAATCAAAGGGGATTAAACCCACTTCTCCCACCTTTAATATTCTGATGGATGCATACAGTAGAAGAATGCAGCCTGAGATTGTTGAGAAGCTTTTGGTAGAAATGCAGGATATGGGATTGGAGCCAAATGTCAAATCCTATACATGTCTTGTTAGTGCGTATGGGAGGCAGAAGAATATGAGTGACATGGCTGCAGATGCATTTCTGAGGATGAAGAAAGTTGGTATTAGTCCCACTTCACATTCGTATACAGCTCTTATCCATGCATATTCAGTCAGTGGCTGGCATGAGAAAGCTTACATCGCATTTGAGAACATGCAAAGGGAAGGATTAAAACCCTCCATAGAAACATATACTGCTTTGCTGGATGCATTTAGGCGTGCTGGCGACACTGAGATGTTGATGAGAATTTGGAAATTGATGATCAAAGAGAAGGTTCAAGGGACTAAGGTGACATTCAACACTCTTCTTGATGGATTTGCCAAGCAAGGTCATTATCTTGAAGCAAGAGATGTGGTTTCTGAATTTGGCAATATCGGTTTGCAGCCAACAGTGATGACATATAATATGCTGATGAATGCATATGCACGTGGAGGGCAACACTCAAAGTTGCCACAGCTGTTGAAAGAGATGGAAGTTCTCAATTTAAAACCTGACTCTGTAACTTACTCAACTATGATCTATGCCTACATCCGCGTGCGTGATTTCTCAAGAGCATTTTTCTATCACAAGAAGATGGTAAAAAGTGGTCAAGTGCCAGATGCCAGGTCTTATGAGAAGCTTAGGGCAATTTTGGATGTAAAACTTGCAAGAAAGAACAAGAAGGATAAGAGTGCTATTCTGGGTATAATTAATAGCAAGATGGGTATGTTGAAAATTAAGAAGAAGGGAAAGAAAGATGAGTTctggaagaacaagaagaagcgTTATGTGAGAGCAGATAATGCAGTTAACAATACCAACAACTAA
- the LOC133742491 gene encoding uncharacterized protein LOC133742491: protein MSRSNLKRSFEDDDMAGKPPPAKKVRFPKGKKVKPEDEQARVGGGGDAIGPTPQTDPSLAAKERAKRRSSQISELCKDDDASAAEVSYRGLDYEKFVEDGVQFEPFNLEKEREEGYFDADGNFVEYVEKNQVKDAWLDSITKAVDPETTKKFAEKNGGGGEGDDEVGEDLSSDEIGKIKRRIADVLEPEETVLQALRRLKGNKKEKMSAETKAVFDQLTEDAMVLMMKNGENNVYDEEKEVFEREAQGYESLAKARMGGGKSILEELETDAGTSNSIASIGGGGVADDDAFDMFGDDDDEPAVVANAAAPGLENNGGGLGNDYVFDDASGYYYSHSLGYYYDPTTGLYCSAASGLWYSYNEETGAYDEVAHQAPEAAAAAVN, encoded by the coding sequence ATGTCACGCTCCAATCTGAAACGCTCCTTCGAAGACGACGACATGGCCGGAAAGCCTCCGCCGGCGAAGAAGGTTAGGTTTCCGAAGGGGAAGAAGGTGAAGCCGGAAGACGAACAAGCCAGAGTCGGTGGCGGTGGCGATGCGATCGGTCCGACGCCGCAGACGGATCCTAGCCTCGCCGCGAAAGAGCGGGCGAAGCGCCGCAGCAGCCAAATCTCCGAGCTCTGCAAGGACGACGACGCCTCCGCTGCTGAGGTCAGTTACCGGGGACTGGACTACGAGAAATTCGTCGAGGACGGCGTTCAGTTTGAGCCGTTTAACttggagaaggagagagaagaaggctATTTTGATGCGGATGGGAATTTTGTGGAGTATGTGGAGAAGAATCAAGTGAAGGATGCTTGGCTTGATAGCATCACCAAAGCTGTTGATCCAGAAACGACGAAGAAATTCGCTGAGAaaaacggtggtggtggtgaaggtgatgATGAAGTTGGTGAGGATTTGAGTTCCGATGAGATTGGGAAGATTAAGAGGCGGATTGCGGATGTGCTGGAGCCTGAGGAGACTGTGTTGCAGGCTCTGAGGAGGCTGAAGGGgaacaagaaggagaagatgtCGGCGGAGACGAAGGCGGTGTTTGATCAGTTGACTGAGGATGCTATGGTGTTGATGATGAAGAATGGGGAGAACAATGTGTATGATGAGGAGAAGGAGGTTTTCGAGAGGGAGGCGCAGGGGTATGAGAGTTTGGCTAAGGCGAGAATGGGGGGAGGGAAGTCGATATTGGAGGAGCTCGAAACTGATGCTGGGACGTCGAATTCGATTGCGtccattggtggtggtggtgtggcTGATGATGATGCATTCGATATGTTtggggatgatgatgatgagcctgCAGTTGTGGCGAATGCTGCTGCGCCGGGTTTGGAGAATAATGGTGGAGGATTGGGGAATGATTATGTGTTTGATGATGCTTCTGGGTACTATTATAGTCACAGCTTGGGGTACTATTATGATCCAACTACAGGGTTGTATTGCTCAGCTGCTTCGGGGTTGTGGTACTCGTACAATGAGGAGACTGGGGCATATGATGAAGTCGCACACCAGGCACCTGAGGCTGCCGCCGCTGCTGTGAATTGA